In Cynocephalus volans isolate mCynVol1 chromosome 13, mCynVol1.pri, whole genome shotgun sequence, a genomic segment contains:
- the PRELID3A gene encoding PRELI domain containing protein 3A isoform X1, with amino-acid sequence MKVWSSEHVFGHPWDTVIKAAMRKYPNPLNPCVVGVDVLERSVDGRGRLHSQRLLSTEWGLPSLARAILGTSRTLTYIREYSVVDPVEKKMELCSSNITLTNLVSVKERLVYTAHPENPDMTVLTQEATITITGISLGGYLESLMANTISSNAKKGWAAIEWIIENSESAVS; translated from the exons ATGAAGGTCTGGAGCTCCGAGCACGTGTTCGG CCACCCCTGGGACACGGTCATCAAGGCGGCCATGAGGAAGTACCCGAACCCGCTGAACCCCTGCGTGGTGGGTGTGGACGTGCTGGAGCGCAGCGTGGATGGCCGCGGCCGGCTGCACAGTCAGCGCCTGCTCAGCACCGAGTGGGGGCTGCCCAGCCTTGCCAGAGCG attttggGGACCAGTAGGACTTTGACATACATCAGAGAATATTCTGTTGTGGATccagtggaaaagaaaatggaacttTGTTCCTCCAAT ATCACACTCACAAATTTGGTGTCAGTTAAGGAGAGGTTGGTGTACACAGCGCATCCGGAGAACCCTGACAT GACGGTGCTCACGCAGGAGGCCACCATCACCATCACGGGGATCAGCCTCGGCGGCTATTTGGAAAGTTTAATGGCCAACACAATATCATCCAATGCAAAGAAG